In Henriciella litoralis, the genomic window AACCGCCCATCCTGAATGTAGGGCGGCTATTCCACCTGAGAAATTGGTAATGGAGACGCCGGAGAACCCGGCGTCTTTTACCTCATCCCGGAACGCATCCTGCTTCGGGAACTTCCTGATCGATTCAACAAGGTACTGGTAGCTGTCGCGATCAGACGCGACCAGTTCGCCAAGCTTGGGAATGACATTGAAGCTGTAGGTGTCATACATCTTCTGGAGCATCGGCACCGTCATATGGCTGAACTCGAGAACTGCCAGCCGGCCACCCGGTTTCAGCACACGGCGAAATTCTGAGAGGGCCGCCTGTCTATCGGCAACATTGCGGATACCAAAAGCGATGGTGAGCGCGTTGAAAGACCGGTCTTCGAAGGGCAGTGCCTGCGCATCCCCGCAGACCCAGCTAATGCGTCCCTCATATGGCTCCATGTCGCTGCGAGCGCGGCCAGCGTCCAGCATCGCGTCATTGATATCGCAAACAGTTGCACGTGTGTCCGCGACAACGCCGCGCCGGTGAGCAACCTTGTCTGCGCGATCAATGAA contains:
- the ubiE gene encoding bifunctional demethylmenaquinone methyltransferase/2-methoxy-6-polyprenyl-1,4-benzoquinol methylase UbiE, which gives rise to MTNETETEKTVSFGFEDVSPEEKVSRVKGVFRSVASRYDVMNDLMSAGVHRLWKHDTMAKVNPQPGEALLDVAGGTGDLAKAFIDRADKVAHRRGVVADTRATVCDINDAMLDAGRARSDMEPYEGRISWVCGDAQALPFEDRSFNALTIAFGIRNVADRQAALSEFRRVLKPGGRLAVLEFSHMTVPMLQKMYDTYSFNVIPKLGELVASDRDSYQYLVESIRKFPKQDAFRDEVKDAGFSGVSITNFSGGIAALHSGWAV